In Aestuariibaculum lutulentum, one DNA window encodes the following:
- a CDS encoding TonB-dependent receptor, giving the protein MRSVFLFICLCSIGALAQDRVFGVVNDDATHLPLENVTVFNIKTGKWDVTDKEGKFTIEVDINDFEIELKILGKKTKVLTSKETAVNTSLVIVLKDEDLRLEEVEVTAVPRRSKVGSAVVLDEYAINQIQSYSLSDVLNQIPGQTITPPSLNSVNSISLRTAQESQTNAFGVSYVLDGMQLSNDENMQNYNSNSGLTTYDNVNSGIDLRSIPASNIDEIEVVTGIPDAQYGNLTSGLIKINRKAGVTPYRLSANIRQGNSAVSIGKGFKINDKLGNLSLSLDYVNANADPRNSLEQYNRLTASGIWSLYNSNKTIKNTFSLTLHNNLDDLNYDQDNDDGGQEAKYKKDRGIKLSNRFTWQPEASFIDHLNVNLGYAYTYQHSYVQSFKNDGGRVVPTGLETGLYSGEYTPVAYMQIRQVYGQPVNLNLGTSVDKTIKNSHVRHNLSLGANYSFSDNNGKGKAYDPANAHTQVTLSSGSSTLSSGEGIRALDFGRYVKPRINFGVYAQDNITWKLSNDNEVYANLGMRYDIQNGFSNFSPRINLGVELSQSLSLRGGLGFASKTPSLSQIFPGDKYFDMLIRDFRTSDYSFNLIQTYKTEIAKQNLEPTKSWKYELGLNYNTGFGNLSLTGYYNHTFDALASYNALERVDFPEVEFTFADSQSPPTYEVVGYSPLLLDYSLQTNAASTIDKGIEFYFNFNKIKAINTSFSLVGTYVYSKSFSDLDRVIQNTDPLEEQYLYGVYKSTPTKDDLFRLRGTVTHHLSDLGLLISLTAEQFTRSKSFATSSSIFPIAYINSNGERVSIPENQQESDQYSSLWLNPSSAEDKTTPIYHNFHLRMTKELLNGISMSVYANNFLDYRPVITVDGIEYVKNSPISFGAQIQYKF; this is encoded by the coding sequence ATGAGGTCTGTATTTCTTTTCATTTGTCTGTGTTCTATTGGTGCTTTAGCTCAGGATAGGGTATTTGGTGTTGTCAATGATGATGCAACTCATCTGCCTTTAGAAAACGTAACGGTATTTAATATAAAAACGGGAAAGTGGGATGTGACCGATAAAGAAGGGAAATTTACTATTGAGGTTGATATTAACGATTTTGAAATTGAGTTAAAAATACTCGGAAAGAAAACGAAAGTTTTAACATCAAAAGAAACAGCTGTAAATACGTCATTAGTTATCGTTTTAAAAGACGAAGATTTACGATTGGAAGAAGTAGAAGTTACGGCTGTACCAAGACGAAGTAAAGTTGGTTCGGCGGTTGTTTTAGATGAATATGCCATTAATCAAATTCAGTCCTATAGTTTAAGTGATGTTTTAAATCAAATTCCTGGGCAAACCATAACCCCACCTTCATTAAATTCGGTTAATTCCATTTCATTACGAACAGCGCAAGAAAGTCAAACCAATGCTTTTGGGGTTTCATATGTATTAGATGGCATGCAGCTATCTAACGATGAAAACATGCAGAATTATAATAGTAATTCTGGACTAACTACCTATGATAATGTGAATTCAGGTATCGATTTACGTTCTATTCCAGCCAGTAATATTGATGAAATTGAAGTCGTAACCGGAATTCCTGATGCTCAATATGGTAACCTAACCAGCGGATTAATTAAAATTAACAGAAAGGCTGGAGTTACACCTTACAGGCTTTCTGCCAATATAAGACAAGGTAATAGTGCTGTAAGCATTGGAAAAGGCTTTAAAATTAATGATAAGTTAGGAAACCTGAGCTTGTCATTAGATTACGTAAATGCCAATGCCGATCCAAGAAATAGTTTAGAGCAATACAACAGACTTACAGCCTCTGGAATATGGTCGTTATATAATTCAAATAAAACGATTAAAAATACTTTTTCTTTAACCCTGCATAATAACCTTGATGATTTAAATTATGATCAAGATAATGATGATGGAGGTCAGGAGGCAAAATATAAAAAGGATAGAGGGATAAAATTAAGTAACCGATTTACCTGGCAACCTGAGGCTTCGTTTATAGATCATTTAAATGTTAATTTAGGATATGCCTATACCTATCAGCATTCCTATGTTCAGTCTTTTAAAAATGATGGAGGACGTGTGGTACCAACAGGCTTAGAAACCGGATTGTATTCCGGGGAATATACACCTGTAGCCTATATGCAAATTCGTCAGGTGTATGGGCAGCCAGTAAATTTAAATTTAGGTACATCTGTAGATAAAACAATTAAAAATTCTCATGTAAGACATAATCTGTCATTAGGAGCAAATTATAGTTTTAGTGATAACAACGGAAAAGGAAAAGCTTACGATCCAGCTAATGCTCATACTCAGGTAACACTTAGTTCAGGGAGTAGTACGCTAAGTTCGGGTGAAGGTATTCGTGCTTTAGATTTTGGGCGTTACGTGAAACCAAGGATAAATTTTGGCGTTTATGCTCAGGATAATATAACCTGGAAATTGTCTAACGATAACGAAGTGTATGCCAATTTAGGTATGCGTTATGATATTCAGAATGGTTTTTCAAATTTTAGCCCCAGAATTAATTTAGGTGTAGAGTTAAGTCAAAGTTTAAGTCTTCGAGGCGGCTTGGGGTTTGCTTCAAAAACTCCATCGCTTTCACAGATTTTTCCGGGAGATAAATATTTTGATATGCTTATTCGTGATTTCAGAACATCTGATTATTCATTCAATCTAATTCAAACGTATAAAACCGAAATAGCCAAGCAGAATTTAGAGCCTACAAAAAGCTGGAAATACGAATTGGGGTTAAATTATAATACAGGCTTTGGGAACTTGTCGTTAACCGGTTATTACAATCATACCTTTGATGCACTGGCGAGTTATAATGCGTTAGAACGGGTTGATTTCCCAGAAGTAGAATTTACCTTTGCCGATAGTCAGTCGCCTCCAACCTACGAGGTTGTTGGGTATTCTCCATTATTGCTGGATTATAGTTTACAAACCAATGCGGCAAGTACCATTGATAAAGGGATCGAGTTCTATTTCAACTTCAATAAGATAAAGGCTATCAATACCTCGTTTAGTCTGGTTGGAACTTATGTGTATAGTAAGTCGTTTTCAGATTTAGATCGTGTTATTCAGAATACAGATCCCCTTGAAGAACAATACTTATATGGTGTTTATAAAAGTACGCCAACGAAAGATGATTTATTTAGACTTCGTGGAACAGTAACACATCATTTGTCCGATTTAGGATTATTAATTTCTTTAACCGCCGAACAATTTACCAGATCGAAAAGTTTTGCGACTTCGTCAAGTATTTTTCCTATTGCTTATATCAACTCAAATGGCGAACGTGTAAGTATTCCTGAAAATCAGCAGGAGTCTGACCAGTATAGTAGTTTATGGTTAAATCCATCTTCAGCCGAAGATAAAACCACGCCTATCTATCATAATTTTCATTTACGAATGACAAAAGAGTTGCTTAATGGCATAAGTATGTCGGTTTATGCTAACAACTTTTTAGACTATCGCCCAGTGATTACGGTAGATGGCATTGAATATGTAAAAAACAGCCCAATTAGTTTTGGTGCCCAAATCCAATATAAATTTTAA
- the trxB gene encoding thioredoxin-disulfide reductase: MSDKIERVKCLIIGSGPAGYTAAIYAARANMSPVLYQGTQPGGQLTTTNEVENFPGYPQGITGPEMMMELQAQAQRFEADIRDGWITKVDFSGDIHKVWVNDEKEIHCDTVIISTGASAKYLGLESEQKYLKLGGGVSACAVCDGFFYRNQEVVIVGAGDSACEEAHYLSKLCKKVTMLVRRDEFRASKIMAERVANTPNIDILFNTETDEVIGDGQVVTAVRVHNNKTNEKHEIPATGFFVAIGHKPNTDIFKDYISLDETGYIINTPGTAKTNVPGVFVSGDAADHVYRQAITAAGTGCMAALDAERYLAAKEVTVEVSATA; this comes from the coding sequence ATGTCAGATAAAATAGAAAGAGTAAAGTGCTTAATTATCGGGTCGGGACCTGCAGGTTACACCGCAGCGATTTATGCAGCACGTGCTAATATGAGTCCGGTATTATACCAGGGAACACAGCCAGGAGGCCAGTTAACAACCACGAACGAAGTGGAGAACTTTCCAGGATATCCACAAGGGATTACAGGACCTGAAATGATGATGGAATTACAGGCTCAGGCACAACGTTTTGAAGCTGATATCCGCGATGGGTGGATTACTAAAGTAGATTTTTCAGGCGATATTCACAAAGTTTGGGTAAACGACGAGAAGGAAATTCACTGTGATACGGTAATCATTTCAACCGGAGCTTCAGCAAAATATTTAGGCTTAGAATCTGAACAAAAATACTTGAAGCTAGGTGGCGGTGTTTCAGCATGTGCAGTATGTGACGGGTTCTTCTACAGAAATCAGGAAGTGGTGATTGTTGGTGCAGGAGATTCAGCTTGTGAAGAAGCGCACTATTTATCAAAACTATGTAAAAAAGTAACCATGTTAGTAAGACGTGATGAGTTTAGAGCCTCTAAAATCATGGCAGAGCGTGTAGCTAACACTCCAAATATTGACATTCTTTTCAATACAGAAACCGATGAAGTTATTGGTGACGGACAGGTAGTAACTGCAGTTCGTGTACACAACAATAAAACTAACGAAAAACACGAAATTCCAGCAACAGGATTCTTCGTGGCAATCGGACATAAACCAAACACCGATATCTTTAAAGATTATATCAGCTTAGATGAAACGGGTTATATTATTAATACACCGGGAACAGCTAAAACCAATGTGCCGGGAGTATTTGTAAGTGGAGACGCTGCCGATCACGTATACCGTCAGGCGATTACAGCAGCCGGAACTGGTTGTATGGCAGCTTTAGATGCAGAACGTTATTTAGCAGCTAAAGAAGTAACTGTAGAAGTTTCAGCCACTGCATAA
- a CDS encoding T9SS type A sorting domain-containing protein encodes MKRKLFSCLAFAFGLAATAQSTLLFDINKGTGSSNPDVMFFYNDKIYFKATTGAAGSDYTTDGDDADALNDHIGTELWVLDPSDPDNESLTYVDVNPGTGSSSPSYFFGFNNYVHFTRSNVPYKSDGTAAGTTQVTELVNGMDDMVELNGILYFINISNKELWQWDGTNTAATRVNRPTGQVETIFSWGNRESNNNHALIQAFNNKIYFAGNLTIDGTDTEGMEVIIYDPATEQFSRATQLPTTYRLHNFVQYNNELYFAQRESSSVALKDDFVLYKTNGSSTELVAAVNDAVDYIKPWYVWKNKLYFSAIDSNGFSQLYSYDANASTDADAVTQITHNVKKNHDPTHFVTGSDSDDFLYYLGEKDEILKYKDTNGNDVEEPVDDNFIHRTDGTTSTILDPETILANRPIKVNDILYFEGHYSGTTTSKIFGDEVYKLNLNTLTLSDSDEKLKGINNVYPNPAKDYFMVDKSLVDAAYSIYDITGKVVKQGVLKSQRLDFNLNTGLYIFKAQTDLGFFAQKIIVK; translated from the coding sequence ATGAAAAGAAAACTATTTTCTTGCTTAGCATTCGCGTTTGGGTTGGCTGCAACCGCCCAAAGCACTTTATTATTTGATATCAATAAAGGAACTGGGAGTTCTAACCCCGACGTGATGTTCTTTTACAATGACAAAATCTATTTTAAAGCTACCACAGGAGCTGCAGGGAGCGACTACACCACAGACGGTGATGACGCAGATGCTTTAAATGACCACATTGGTACTGAACTTTGGGTTTTAGACCCTAGTGACCCTGATAACGAATCGTTAACATATGTTGACGTTAACCCTGGAACTGGCAGCTCATCTCCTAGTTACTTTTTCGGTTTTAATAATTATGTTCATTTCACGCGCAGCAATGTACCTTACAAATCAGACGGCACAGCCGCAGGAACAACTCAAGTAACAGAATTAGTTAATGGGATGGACGACATGGTAGAACTAAACGGTATACTATATTTTATAAATATCTCTAATAAGGAATTATGGCAGTGGGATGGTACCAATACAGCCGCTACACGTGTTAACAGACCAACAGGACAAGTGGAAACCATATTTTCATGGGGAAATCGTGAATCAAATAATAACCATGCACTCATACAAGCCTTCAACAATAAAATCTATTTTGCGGGAAACCTAACTATTGATGGTACAGATACAGAAGGAATGGAAGTAATTATATACGATCCTGCTACAGAGCAGTTCTCTAGAGCAACTCAACTACCTACCACATACAGATTACATAATTTCGTACAGTACAATAACGAGTTATATTTTGCCCAAAGAGAAAGTAGTTCTGTAGCACTTAAAGATGACTTTGTTCTTTACAAAACCAATGGTAGTAGCACCGAACTAGTAGCTGCTGTAAATGATGCAGTAGATTACATTAAACCATGGTACGTTTGGAAAAACAAACTTTATTTTAGCGCCATAGATTCCAATGGATTTTCTCAACTATATTCTTACGACGCAAACGCAAGCACTGATGCAGATGCGGTTACACAAATTACACACAATGTAAAGAAAAACCACGACCCAACACATTTTGTAACTGGAAGTGATTCAGATGATTTTCTTTATTATTTAGGAGAGAAAGATGAAATACTTAAGTATAAAGATACTAATGGAAATGATGTAGAAGAACCTGTAGATGACAATTTCATACATAGAACTGATGGAACAACCTCTACCATATTAGACCCTGAAACAATTCTTGCTAACAGACCCATAAAAGTTAATGATATTTTATACTTTGAAGGCCACTATTCTGGAACCACAACTAGTAAAATATTTGGAGATGAAGTTTATAAACTTAACTTAAACACCTTAACCTTATCTGATTCAGATGAAAAACTTAAAGGCATAAACAATGTTTACCCTAACCCTGCTAAAGATTATTTTATGGTAGACAAATCGTTAGTTGATGCTGCTTATAGCATTTACGACATTACAGGTAAAGTGGTTAAGCAAGGCGTTTTAAAATCACAAAGATTAGATTTTAACTTAAATACTGGTTTATACATTTTTAAAGCACAAACCGATTTAGGCTTCTTTGCTCAGAAAATTATCGTTAAATAA
- a CDS encoding bifunctional 4-hydroxy-2-oxoglutarate aldolase/2-dehydro-3-deoxy-phosphogluconate aldolase, whose amino-acid sequence MAQYTRLEVAQAMKETGMIPLFFNSDLELSKKVLKACYDGGARLLEFTARGDFAHEVFGELTKYAIKELPGMIMGVGSVTDAAAASLYMALGANFIVTPVLREDIAIACNRKKVLWSPGCGSLTEIARAEELGCEIVKLFPGDLYGPKFVKGIKGPQPWTSIMPTGGVAPTEENLKGWFDAGVTCVGMGSQLISKEILANKDYAKLEQDVKAALDIIKAVRK is encoded by the coding sequence ATGGCACAATATACAAGATTAGAAGTAGCTCAGGCTATGAAAGAAACAGGAATGATTCCTTTATTTTTCAATAGCGATTTAGAGTTAAGTAAAAAAGTATTAAAAGCGTGTTACGATGGTGGCGCTAGATTATTAGAGTTTACTGCACGTGGAGATTTCGCTCACGAAGTTTTTGGTGAATTAACAAAATACGCTATTAAAGAACTTCCAGGTATGATTATGGGAGTTGGTTCGGTAACCGATGCTGCTGCCGCGTCATTATATATGGCTTTAGGAGCTAACTTTATTGTAACTCCGGTGTTAAGAGAAGATATCGCTATCGCTTGTAACCGTAAAAAGGTATTATGGTCTCCTGGTTGTGGAAGTTTAACTGAAATCGCAAGAGCTGAAGAGCTAGGATGCGAAATCGTTAAGTTATTCCCTGGTGATTTATACGGACCTAAATTCGTAAAAGGAATTAAAGGCCCACAACCTTGGACAAGCATTATGCCAACAGGTGGTGTAGCTCCAACCGAAGAAAACCTTAAAGGTTGGTTTGATGCAGGAGTAACTTGTGTTGGTATGGGATCTCAATTAATATCAAAAGAGATTCTTGCAAATAAAGATTACGCAAAGTTAGAGCAGGATGTTAAAGCTGCTTTAGATATCATCAAAGCTGTTAGAAAATAA
- a CDS encoding T9SS type A sorting domain-containing protein: MKKRLLSCLAFTLALAASAQIELFKEINTVGTDSNPNYVYVTNDGKKAYFQASNGTDGSELWVSDGTVAGTNMLIDLDGTTSNSYPRAFVEFNNTMYFWNNGASAMWKTDGTALGTEVATELAGQYFEGSIEFNGALYYIDKNAGVTNGDIFRFDGTTASVSGYDKSNGDMYVSEMFLFNDKIFCYARTSTEQSTIGNELYVFDPSNDTFQLFKEFASGASAGYVSNFIEYNGQMYFSAANDTDTSVDALWVSDGTALNTVKVTATQDFAVKGEVFTWNNLIYFLADDSNAIENIFSYNPSTQAVKQLTWFTVDHDANSYTEIDGYLYYRGETENTRTYSTSDARLFRINPDGETIEQVDPDNKLDIDWFVKVVDPNDNNIILMRGDDDGDTIVYGTELFWVNPAAITYSQVLSTAKPLSEVARVYPNPASDYLMMPNKLMNAPYSIYDITGRAVKSGVISSERLDFNLNTGLYILKVEVDAASYTQKIMVRK; the protein is encoded by the coding sequence ATGAAAAAAAGACTACTTTCATGTTTAGCTTTCACTTTAGCACTTGCTGCAAGCGCTCAGATTGAACTTTTCAAAGAAATTAACACTGTTGGAACAGACTCAAATCCAAACTATGTTTATGTTACTAATGATGGTAAAAAAGCATACTTTCAAGCAAGTAATGGTACCGACGGTTCAGAGCTTTGGGTGTCTGATGGTACCGTTGCTGGTACAAACATGCTTATAGATTTAGATGGTACCACCTCAAACTCCTATCCAAGAGCCTTTGTAGAATTTAACAATACTATGTATTTCTGGAACAACGGCGCATCAGCAATGTGGAAAACAGATGGAACCGCTTTAGGTACTGAGGTAGCTACCGAATTAGCTGGTCAATATTTTGAAGGCTCTATAGAATTTAATGGCGCTTTATATTACATTGACAAAAACGCTGGGGTCACTAATGGTGATATTTTTAGATTTGATGGTACAACAGCTTCTGTTTCTGGTTATGATAAATCAAACGGGGACATGTATGTTTCTGAGATGTTTTTATTTAACGACAAAATATTTTGTTATGCCAGAACATCTACTGAGCAGTCGACAATAGGCAACGAACTTTACGTTTTTGACCCTAGTAATGACACCTTCCAGCTATTTAAAGAATTTGCTTCTGGTGCTTCAGCTGGTTATGTTAGTAATTTTATAGAATATAATGGACAAATGTATTTTAGTGCAGCAAACGATACCGACACCTCTGTAGATGCACTTTGGGTATCTGACGGTACAGCCTTAAACACTGTAAAAGTAACAGCTACTCAAGACTTTGCTGTAAAAGGAGAAGTATTCACTTGGAACAACTTGATATACTTTTTAGCAGACGATAGCAATGCTATAGAAAACATATTTTCTTACAACCCAAGCACCCAAGCAGTTAAACAATTAACCTGGTTTACTGTAGATCATGATGCCAACTCTTACACAGAAATAGACGGTTATTTATATTACCGAGGTGAAACTGAAAACACAAGAACTTATTCAACTTCAGATGCTAGATTATTTAGAATTAATCCTGATGGTGAAACCATTGAACAAGTTGACCCTGACAATAAATTGGATATAGATTGGTTTGTTAAAGTTGTAGACCCTAACGATAACAACATTATATTAATGAGAGGTGATGATGATGGAGACACAATAGTATATGGTACAGAGTTATTTTGGGTAAATCCAGCAGCAATAACCTACTCACAAGTATTATCTACAGCTAAACCATTATCTGAAGTTGCCAGAGTATACCCTAACCCAGCTTCAGACTACTTAATGATGCCTAACAAATTAATGAATGCACCATACAGCATTTATGACATTACTGGTAGAGCTGTTAAATCTGGAGTTATTAGTTCTGAGCGTTTAGATTTCAACTTAAACACTGGATTATACATCTTAAAAGTAGAAGTAGATGCTGCAAGCTACACCCAAAAAATCATGGTTAGAAAATAA
- a CDS encoding LacI family DNA-binding transcriptional regulator — translation MTNKKKTTIKDIANVLNISPAAVSKALHDDSRISDKTKEAVKEVAKKLNYQPNHLASALRRGKSNLVGLIVPRTNSNFFSSVIQNIEEVLNKKGYNIIITQSNESFKKECSNIDTLLFTQVDGIIASMANETISLDYYEKIKSKGIPLILFDRGENDLNVDYIGINDYDSSHMIVEHLVEQGCKRIAHIGGYRHTRIFNNRIRGYMDAIAKHNLPLEDELLIESSLTIEDGRKKMKQLLELKNRPDAVYVAADYAALGALQVLEEEHIKVPEDIALVGFGNEPFTALVNPSITTVNQHSDEIGKQVALTFLERVKTPGKKQTLNKIILGAELIVRDSSNKKG, via the coding sequence TTGACCAACAAAAAAAAAACAACTATAAAAGACATTGCTAATGTATTAAACATTTCGCCGGCCGCCGTTTCTAAGGCATTACACGACGATTCGCGCATTAGTGATAAAACTAAAGAAGCCGTTAAAGAAGTGGCTAAAAAATTAAACTACCAGCCCAACCACTTAGCTAGTGCCCTGCGCCGTGGAAAAAGTAATCTGGTAGGATTGATTGTTCCAAGAACCAACAGCAACTTTTTTTCTTCCGTAATTCAGAATATTGAAGAAGTTTTGAACAAAAAAGGCTATAACATTATCATTACCCAGTCTAACGAATCATTCAAAAAAGAGTGTAGCAATATTGACACCTTACTATTTACTCAGGTTGATGGTATTATTGCATCTATGGCAAATGAAACCATTAGTCTGGATTATTATGAAAAGATAAAGTCGAAAGGCATTCCTTTAATCTTATTCGATCGTGGTGAAAATGATTTAAATGTCGATTACATCGGAATTAATGATTACGATAGCAGTCATATGATTGTTGAACATTTAGTGGAACAAGGCTGCAAGCGTATTGCCCATATTGGAGGTTACCGACATACCAGAATTTTCAACAACAGGATTCGAGGTTATATGGACGCCATAGCAAAACACAATTTACCTTTAGAAGATGAGCTACTCATTGAAAGCAGTCTGACCATAGAAGACGGCAGAAAAAAAATGAAGCAGCTTCTTGAGTTAAAAAACAGACCGGATGCTGTTTATGTGGCCGCAGATTATGCCGCTCTTGGAGCTTTACAAGTTCTAGAAGAAGAACACATAAAAGTACCTGAAGACATCGCCTTAGTTGGTTTTGGAAATGAACCTTTTACAGCTTTGGTAAACCCTTCTATTACAACCGTTAACCAACATAGTGATGAAATAGGCAAACAAGTGGCCTTAACGTTTTTAGAGCGCGTTAAAACACCCGGAAAAAAGCAAACACTGAATAAAATTATTCTTGGCGCCGAATTGATTGTTAGAGATTCATCTAACAAAAAAGGATAA
- a CDS encoding cupin domain-containing protein, whose protein sequence is MINFGASEVFLSGDDIAWEDLGGGIKRKIMGYDDNIMLVNVSFEAGGVGAMHEHPHVQVTYVASGEFEFTVGDEVKLVKEGDGLYIPPNTMHGTVCKKAGILIDVFNPIREDFIP, encoded by the coding sequence ATGATAAATTTTGGAGCAAGTGAGGTGTTTTTATCTGGTGATGATATAGCGTGGGAAGACCTTGGCGGAGGTATTAAACGAAAAATTATGGGGTATGATGATAATATCATGCTCGTTAATGTGAGTTTTGAAGCAGGTGGGGTTGGTGCGATGCACGAGCATCCACATGTTCAGGTAACTTATGTGGCCAGCGGGGAATTTGAATTTACGGTTGGCGATGAGGTGAAACTGGTAAAAGAAGGAGATGGACTTTATATTCCTCCCAATACCATGCATGGCACGGTTTGTAAAAAGGCTGGGATTTTGATAGATGTGTTTAATCCTATTCGAGAGGATTTTATACCCTAA
- a CDS encoding sugar kinase — translation MSKVVTFGEIMLRLAPQGFKRFSQADNFDVIYGGGESNVAVSLANYGVSVDFVTRLPKNDIGECAMMEMRKRGVNVDKIIWGGDRLGIYFLETGAVSRGSKVVYDRAHSAMAEIEAGMIDWDAVFEGVEWFHWTGITPAISQGAADACLEAVKAASAKGITISTDLNYRAKLWKYCDAAHREAVMTELTSYCDIVLGNEEDAEMHFGIKPEGLTVQTQGHDVKAEAFLSVCKQMMEKFPRAKKVITTLRGSISASHNTWAGVLYDGNKMFETRQYQITDIVDRVGGGDSFMGGLIYGLLKYPEDDQNALDFAVAASCLKHTIKGDANLVTVSEVEKLMGGDASGRVAR, via the coding sequence ATGAGTAAAGTAGTAACTTTTGGTGAGATCATGCTTCGTTTAGCACCTCAAGGATTTAAAAGATTTTCGCAAGCTGATAACTTTGATGTTATTTATGGTGGAGGTGAGTCTAACGTAGCCGTTTCATTAGCAAACTATGGCGTTTCTGTAGATTTCGTAACGCGTTTACCAAAAAATGATATTGGAGAATGTGCCATGATGGAAATGCGTAAGCGTGGTGTTAATGTTGATAAAATTATCTGGGGTGGTGACCGTTTAGGAATTTATTTCTTAGAAACTGGTGCTGTATCAAGAGGTAGTAAAGTAGTTTACGATAGAGCGCATTCTGCTATGGCTGAGATTGAAGCTGGAATGATTGACTGGGATGCTGTTTTTGAAGGTGTAGAGTGGTTCCACTGGACAGGTATTACACCTGCGATTTCTCAAGGTGCTGCTGATGCTTGTTTAGAGGCTGTTAAAGCTGCTAGCGCAAAAGGTATTACTATTTCAACAGATTTAAACTACCGTGCTAAATTATGGAAATATTGTGATGCTGCACATAGAGAAGCTGTAATGACTGAGTTAACATCTTACTGTGATATCGTTTTAGGGAACGAAGAAGATGCTGAAATGCACTTTGGTATCAAACCAGAAGGTTTAACAGTACAAACTCAAGGACACGATGTTAAAGCGGAAGCTTTCTTATCGGTTTGTAAACAAATGATGGAGAAATTCCCAAGAGCTAAAAAGGTAATTACAACTTTACGTGGTTCTATTTCTGCATCTCACAATACTTGGGCTGGTGTATTATATGATGGAAACAAAATGTTTGAAACGCGTCAATACCAAATTACAGATATCGTTGATAGAGTAGGTGGTGGTGACTCATTCATGGGAGGTTTAATCTACGGATTATTAAAATACCCAGAAGATGATCAAAACGCATTAGATTTCGCTGTTGCTGCTTCTTGTTTAAAACACACGATTAAAGGTGATGCGAACTTAGTTACTGTTTCAGAAGTTGAAAAATTAATGGGTGGTGACGCTTCAGGTCGTGTAGCTCGATAA